One genomic segment of Armatimonadota bacterium includes these proteins:
- a CDS encoding cyclic-di-AMP receptor, translating into MKLVITVIHDRDKARISEALLRSNFKFTKLASTGGFLRDGNVTFLIGVEEKRLEELLGVIRDSCKTREQYANFIPPDAGPVGVFMPSPVKVLVGGAVVFVVDVERFERF; encoded by the coding sequence ATGAAACTAGTCATCACAGTTATCCACGACAGAGACAAAGCAAGGATTTCGGAGGCTCTCCTCCGCTCAAACTTCAAGTTTACAAAGCTGGCAAGCACTGGTGGTTTTCTTCGCGATGGAAACGTCACTTTCCTCATAGGCGTTGAGGAAAAGCGGCTGGAAGAGTTGCTTGGCGTAATCCGAGATAGCTGCAAAACCCGCGAGCAATATGCAAATTTCATCCCACCAGATGCCGGTCCGGTAGGCGTATTTATGCCAAGCCCTGTAAAAGTACTTGTCGGCGGCGCGGTCGTCTTTGTTGTGGATGTAGAACGCTTCGAACGGTTCTGA
- the rsmA gene encoding 16S rRNA (adenine(1518)-N(6)/adenine(1519)-N(6))-dimethyltransferase RsmA yields the protein MRSIELTSPTRLNELFRQHGFSPKKRFGQNFLVDWNILNKILDAADVREGDHILEIGAGAGTVTLAMAERGARVVAVEIDRALLDILSELFADHSNVRIVHADILSLNLPQFLSSQFGSAKIKVIGNLPYYITSPIITELLLARSQIELIVLMVQKEVADRLKASPGTKDYGSMSVFVQYYSEIDVIAYASKTVFFPRPDVSSAVVRLTPRSVPPVKVPSDESFFAVVHCAFGQRRKTLLNSLSDCQALGLSKDQVLQVLQKAGIDFSRRPETLSLEEFAQIASAYSSLE from the coding sequence TTCCTTGTTGACTGGAATATCCTAAATAAGATTTTGGATGCCGCCGACGTTCGAGAGGGCGACCACATTCTCGAGATTGGCGCAGGTGCCGGCACGGTCACGCTTGCCATGGCGGAGCGAGGCGCAAGAGTAGTGGCTGTGGAAATCGACCGTGCTCTGCTTGATATTCTTTCAGAATTGTTTGCTGACCACTCAAATGTTAGAATCGTTCATGCTGACATTCTAAGCCTCAACCTTCCTCAATTTCTTTCCAGCCAATTTGGGTCGGCAAAGATAAAAGTCATTGGCAATTTGCCTTACTATATCACGAGCCCAATTATAACCGAGCTTCTCCTGGCGCGTTCACAGATTGAACTAATCGTACTTATGGTCCAAAAAGAAGTTGCCGACCGCCTGAAAGCCTCTCCAGGTACAAAAGATTACGGTTCGATGAGTGTTTTTGTGCAGTATTATTCGGAAATTGATGTCATTGCTTATGCGTCGAAGACCGTTTTCTTTCCTCGACCGGATGTATCAAGTGCGGTAGTCCGACTGACGCCTCGGAGTGTGCCGCCAGTCAAGGTTCCAAGCGATGAGTCGTTCTTCGCAGTTGTGCACTGTGCATTTGGACAGCGGCGAAAGACATTGCTCAACAGCTTGTCCGACTGCCAGGCTCTCGGGCTCTCAAAAGACCAAGTCTTGCAAGTGCTTCAAAAGGCGGGTATTGATTTTTCCCGCCGCCCTGAAACCCTTTCCCTTGAAGAGTTTGCCCAAATAGCCTCAGCCTATTCTAGCTTGGAATAA
- the tmk gene encoding dTMP kinase, giving the protein MDAYFITLEGPEGSGKSTQAIMLADALIKHGIKVKLTREPGGDPISEKIRNILLQGADDEITDRTELFLYLAARAQHTEKVIRPSLEAGVTIICARYIDSTTAYQGYGSGFDLELIRQLNHFATNGLMPHLTLLLDVDVETGLRRQRRWNRIERKSIEYHQRVRAGFLEEARLNPNRIVVIDSSRDVKTVHQEILRHVAEKLGLPI; this is encoded by the coding sequence GTGGATGCTTATTTCATAACTTTGGAAGGACCAGAAGGATCCGGCAAGTCGACGCAGGCCATTATGCTAGCCGATGCCCTAATAAAACACGGAATCAAAGTAAAGCTAACGCGCGAGCCTGGCGGCGACCCAATCAGCGAAAAAATTAGGAACATTCTCCTTCAAGGAGCAGACGATGAGATAACCGATAGAACCGAGCTTTTCCTTTATCTAGCCGCACGTGCCCAACATACAGAAAAAGTAATCCGCCCGAGCCTTGAGGCTGGCGTTACCATCATATGCGCTAGGTATATTGACTCAACAACCGCATACCAAGGCTACGGCAGTGGCTTCGACTTAGAGCTAATTCGTCAACTAAATCACTTTGCAACAAACGGTTTGATGCCGCACCTCACTTTGCTCCTCGATGTCGATGTTGAGACGGGCCTCCGACGCCAGCGCCGGTGGAATAGAATCGAGCGCAAGTCCATCGAATATCATCAGCGAGTCCGCGCCGGCTTTTTAGAAGAAGCAAGGCTAAACCCTAACAGAATTGTCGTCATAGATTCATCCCGCGACGTCAAGACAGTCCACCAGGAAATCTTACGCCATGTTGCGGAAAAGCTCGGATTGCCAATATAA
- the dxs gene encoding 1-deoxy-D-xylulose-5-phosphate synthase, producing MLEKITKPADLKGLSAEQLNNLAAEIREEIINGVAKTGGHLASNLGVVELATALYASYDLPKDIVIWDVGHQCYPHKLLTGRYQNFKTLRQFGGISGFPKRSESPYDFFGTGHASTSISAALGFAKARDLKGTKEHVVAVIGDGALTGGLAWEALNNAGQLKTSLTIVLNDNEMSISKSVGAFATHLSKLRMLPLYRKMEHRAKEVIESLPVGGKTISRTAEGILHGVTHLIGAQAGIIFEELGFTYLGPIDGHDIGLLLDVFYHVKQIDGPVIVHVLTTKGKGYEHAENNARMFHGIAPFQVKDGKVEQTPRSLTYTEVFANALVDLAEKDERIVAVTAAMPDGTGLSKFAEKFPERFYDVGIAEQHAVTFAAGLAAAGLRPIVAVYSTFLQRAYDQIVHDVCLQKLPVVFAIDRAGLVGDDGPTHHGAFDLSYLRHIPNLVLAAPADVAELWDMLALAFSYDVPFAIRYPRGSAIDITGYRSSEPSVSMGMAELLAKGDDVCIIAIGPIVASALRARDILQESGVSAAVVNARFVKPLDSKLILSLVSQCRRLVLVEENTVQGGFGGAVLELLAASGMGGVNVRQIGLPDEFAAHGATSMLYELYGLDAEHIAAVALELATSKSSGLEIKEIRG from the coding sequence ATTCTTGAGAAGATAACTAAGCCTGCGGACCTAAAAGGTCTTTCGGCAGAGCAACTGAACAACCTTGCCGCGGAGATTCGAGAGGAAATAATTAACGGCGTGGCAAAAACCGGTGGTCATCTCGCTTCGAATCTTGGAGTTGTTGAGCTAGCCACTGCTCTATATGCATCCTACGATTTGCCGAAAGACATTGTTATATGGGATGTAGGACATCAGTGCTACCCCCATAAGCTTCTTACTGGCAGGTATCAAAACTTCAAGACTCTTCGGCAGTTCGGTGGCATAAGTGGTTTTCCAAAGCGGAGCGAAAGCCCATATGACTTCTTTGGAACCGGTCATGCTAGCACATCTATATCGGCTGCCCTTGGATTTGCAAAAGCCCGCGATCTAAAAGGCACAAAAGAGCATGTGGTTGCAGTAATTGGCGATGGTGCGCTCACTGGTGGGCTTGCCTGGGAGGCACTAAATAATGCTGGCCAGCTCAAGACGAGCCTGACGATTGTCCTTAATGACAATGAAATGTCTATTTCAAAAAGCGTGGGCGCGTTTGCAACTCATCTAAGCAAGCTACGCATGCTTCCGCTCTATAGGAAGATGGAGCATAGGGCGAAGGAAGTCATCGAAAGCTTGCCGGTAGGCGGTAAAACGATATCTCGAACTGCTGAGGGCATCCTTCATGGTGTGACACACTTGATTGGGGCACAAGCTGGTATTATATTCGAAGAGCTGGGCTTTACATATCTCGGTCCAATAGACGGCCACGACATTGGGTTGCTTCTTGATGTTTTTTACCATGTCAAGCAGATTGATGGCCCTGTCATAGTCCACGTCCTAACTACCAAAGGCAAAGGGTACGAACACGCTGAAAATAACGCACGTATGTTCCATGGAATCGCGCCATTCCAAGTGAAAGACGGCAAGGTCGAGCAAACACCAAGGTCGCTTACTTATACTGAGGTATTTGCCAATGCCTTGGTTGACCTTGCTGAGAAGGACGAGCGAATAGTTGCCGTGACGGCGGCGATGCCCGATGGCACAGGACTAAGCAAGTTTGCTGAGAAATTCCCCGAGCGGTTTTATGATGTCGGCATAGCCGAGCAGCATGCCGTAACATTTGCAGCTGGGCTTGCGGCTGCTGGACTAAGACCAATTGTTGCGGTGTATTCAACTTTCCTCCAGCGTGCATATGATCAAATTGTCCATGACGTATGCCTTCAAAAGCTCCCCGTTGTTTTTGCTATAGACCGTGCGGGACTAGTTGGCGACGACGGCCCAACACATCATGGTGCTTTCGATCTCTCATATCTCCGCCATATCCCCAATCTCGTTTTGGCGGCGCCAGCTGATGTCGCAGAGCTTTGGGATATGCTTGCACTTGCCTTCTCTTACGATGTGCCGTTTGCAATTAGGTATCCGAGAGGTTCGGCGATAGATATTACTGGATACAGGTCTTCAGAACCCAGTGTTTCGATGGGCATGGCAGAGTTGCTTGCCAAAGGAGATGATGTTTGTATAATTGCTATTGGTCCAATTGTGGCATCGGCTCTGAGAGCCAGGGATATCCTTCAAGAGTCGGGGGTTTCGGCGGCGGTGGTGAATGCTAGGTTTGTGAAGCCACTTGACTCCAAGCTGATTCTCAGCCTTGTGTCCCAATGCCGACGATTGGTGCTTGTGGAGGAGAATACAGTTCAGGGTGGCTTTGGTGGCGCAGTTCTTGAATTGCTCGCCGCCTCGGGAATGGGCGGTGTGAACGTCAGGCAAATTGGCCTTCCGGATGAGTTTGCCGCTCATGGTGCAACTTCAATGCTTTATGAACTTTATGGTTTGGATGCCGAGCATATCGCGGCAGTTGCTCTTGAGTTAGCAACAAGTAAGTCTAGCGGTCTTGAAATAAAAGAGATAAGGGGTTGA
- the holB gene encoding DNA polymerase III subunit delta': MRFSDIEGQEGAIRALKFSLRRGEVAHAYLFVGPANTGKTATALAFASALNCVNKTSENNEDACGTCISCRRIEASTHSDVRIITPEGDQTKIDQMREMIKSLQFAPLGGRWSVVIIEQADTLNPSSENAILKILEEPPSYAVLILLSCNPTLLLPTIRSRCRTIRFMRASTSEVEAMLRKNFDLPEEKVKLIAACSQGAIGRAIRMASDPAVLEDRAAVLGLIRNWPTSPPVLAFKTAEIIRKMAEGTQSDSDERTRIGRLHRLLDYILSWYSDLLSLKIRGNDAPVCNIDMVDDLKEQVVLYTRERLQAAIKSIMDTRRYLAGNVTAQLALENMLFDIRADT, encoded by the coding sequence ATGAGGTTTTCTGACATTGAAGGTCAAGAAGGTGCTATTCGTGCACTTAAATTCTCGCTTCGCCGCGGCGAAGTTGCCCATGCCTATCTTTTCGTAGGTCCAGCAAATACTGGCAAGACGGCAACCGCCCTTGCATTTGCATCTGCGCTAAACTGCGTCAACAAAACCTCCGAGAATAATGAGGATGCGTGCGGCACATGTATATCTTGCAGGCGGATAGAAGCCAGCACACACTCCGATGTCCGAATCATCACCCCAGAAGGCGACCAGACAAAGATTGACCAAATGCGAGAGATGATCAAGAGCCTTCAATTCGCACCCCTCGGAGGCCGCTGGTCTGTTGTAATTATCGAACAGGCAGACACCTTGAACCCCAGCTCTGAAAATGCAATTCTTAAAATCCTAGAGGAACCACCCTCCTATGCCGTTCTCATCCTGCTCTCCTGCAACCCCACCCTGCTCTTGCCAACCATCCGGTCGAGGTGCAGAACAATAAGGTTTATGCGAGCTTCGACATCCGAAGTCGAAGCGATGTTAAGAAAAAATTTCGACCTTCCCGAGGAAAAAGTAAAGCTAATCGCTGCATGCTCACAAGGCGCCATCGGTCGAGCAATACGCATGGCATCCGACCCCGCGGTGCTTGAGGACCGAGCGGCTGTCCTAGGACTTATCCGCAATTGGCCCACCTCGCCACCAGTACTAGCATTCAAGACCGCCGAGATAATTCGCAAGATGGCCGAAGGAACACAGTCAGATAGCGACGAACGCACGCGAATAGGAAGGCTCCACAGACTGCTGGACTACATCCTTTCCTGGTATTCTGACCTTCTTTCGCTTAAGATTCGGGGAAACGACGCGCCAGTTTGCAATATTGACATGGTGGATGATTTGAAAGAGCAAGTGGTTCTCTATACAAGAGAACGACTTCAAGCGGCAATTAAGTCGATAATGGACACGCGGCGATACTTGGCAGGAAATGTCACTGCTCAATTAGCACTTGAGAATATGCTGTTTGATATTCGGGCTGATACATAA
- the ispE gene encoding 4-(cytidine 5'-diphospho)-2-C-methyl-D-erythritol kinase has protein sequence MNSNSETAIIHSYAKVNLTLDVLDLMPNGFHAIESVMQTIALHDTIRLSLVEPPGVRVVCDLPDIPTNERNLAYRAAALFLENLGVKLGVEIQLKKRIPPEAGLGGGSSNAASVLRGLNQLVANSELKVSGDGGLSLKAMIDLAARIGSDVPFFLVGGTAFVRGRGEDVEPLADIRRWWMVIVKPPFGISTAWAYSRLDEMRAECGWRVRKEQGTASARMLDCIREDCDDLPNLLSNDLEAPAQERHQEIATIKRALIKEGAKGALMCGSGSAVFGLFEDEGSAQQAAKNLNFRFGKVFKTHTIGRKEALGSNFFEQA, from the coding sequence GTGAATTCTAATAGCGAAACAGCCATCATTCATTCGTATGCTAAGGTAAACTTGACGCTCGATGTGCTTGACTTGATGCCCAACGGCTTCCACGCAATTGAAAGCGTAATGCAGACTATCGCCCTGCACGACACGATTCGGCTTTCGCTGGTTGAGCCTCCTGGGGTCCGGGTGGTTTGTGATTTGCCAGATATCCCGACCAACGAGCGGAATTTAGCATACCGGGCGGCCGCGCTTTTTCTAGAAAACCTGGGCGTAAAGCTGGGAGTCGAAATTCAACTTAAGAAGCGGATTCCGCCTGAGGCAGGTCTTGGAGGAGGAAGCAGCAATGCCGCTTCCGTACTTAGAGGTTTGAATCAGCTTGTTGCAAATTCGGAGCTCAAGGTTAGCGGGGATGGAGGTTTAAGTCTTAAAGCTATGATTGACCTTGCCGCAAGAATTGGCTCAGATGTGCCTTTTTTCTTAGTTGGCGGAACAGCGTTTGTTCGCGGCAGAGGTGAGGATGTCGAGCCACTGGCGGACATCCGGCGCTGGTGGATGGTCATTGTGAAGCCGCCATTTGGGATTTCTACTGCCTGGGCGTATAGCCGCTTGGATGAGATGCGTGCGGAATGCGGATGGCGGGTGCGCAAGGAACAAGGTACAGCTTCTGCACGTATGTTGGATTGTATTCGGGAAGACTGCGATGACCTTCCAAACCTGTTAAGTAATGATCTCGAGGCCCCTGCTCAAGAACGTCATCAGGAGATAGCTACCATCAAAAGGGCTTTGATAAAAGAAGGCGCAAAAGGTGCGCTTATGTGCGGAAGTGGTTCGGCTGTGTTTGGTCTTTTTGAAGATGAAGGCTCAGCTCAACAGGCTGCAAAGAATCTTAATTTTAGATTTGGGAAAGTATTCAAAACACACACGATTGGCCGAAAAGAAGCGCTCGGGTCCAATTTCTTTGAACAAGCTTAG
- a CDS encoding NTP transferase domain-containing protein, translating into MASKNESYSLPAFIIAGAPAEPEFERRYGVKYRCEVPIAGRAMLLRVLDALSASPRVKGIYIIGYADSIEGASILKPRGSFLDNLLVTVEAEPAAKRLLIVTSDIPMLTSAAVTSFIELCGDMSADFYYPIIPKEVNEHRLPGIRRTYARLAEGMFTGGNMVIINPRMVLQNAGIIGDILLARKHPMKIARLIGLGTLFRAAFAQKVWPGALSIARLEHVAGRIFNGKVKAVPVEFPEIGADVDSPEQAETIERLIKQKQEGERR; encoded by the coding sequence ATGGCTAGCAAGAATGAAAGCTATTCATTGCCCGCATTTATAATAGCAGGTGCGCCTGCCGAGCCGGAATTCGAGCGGAGGTACGGAGTAAAGTATCGATGCGAGGTACCAATCGCCGGTAGAGCAATGCTTCTCCGTGTATTGGATGCGTTATCAGCATCGCCTAGAGTCAAGGGTATCTACATAATTGGGTATGCCGATTCAATCGAAGGAGCTTCCATCCTAAAGCCTCGGGGCAGTTTCTTAGATAACCTGCTAGTTACAGTGGAAGCAGAGCCCGCAGCTAAGCGCCTTTTAATTGTCACATCGGACATTCCAATGCTGACTTCAGCTGCGGTTACTAGTTTCATCGAACTTTGTGGCGACATGAGCGCAGATTTTTACTACCCTATAATCCCCAAAGAAGTGAATGAACATCGCCTGCCAGGCATTCGTAGGACTTATGCCAGGCTTGCCGAGGGTATGTTTACTGGTGGAAATATGGTAATCATTAATCCTCGAATGGTGCTACAAAATGCAGGAATCATTGGTGATATACTTTTGGCTCGAAAGCATCCTATGAAAATTGCACGGCTTATTGGACTTGGAACTCTCTTCCGCGCTGCATTCGCACAAAAGGTGTGGCCTGGAGCTTTAAGCATTGCGCGGTTGGAGCATGTAGCCGGTCGCATTTTTAATGGTAAAGTAAAAGCTGTGCCTGTCGAATTCCCCGAGATTGGCGCCGACGTAGATTCGCCAGAGCAGGCGGAAACAATCGAAAGGTTGATTAAGCAGAAGCAGGAAGGTGAACGCAGATAG